One Roseimaritima multifibrata DNA window includes the following coding sequences:
- a CDS encoding ArdC family protein: MAKKKNYAKKPKRDIYQEVTDKIIGYLEEGTPPWRNPIQRGSGDGFPKNMDSGKRYRGINVLLLGMAAWSGGYSSDYWMTFKQALANGGQVRKGEKGSLVTFWKMYETKDKETGKDVTLPVLKHYTAFNVQQIDGIEIPDAPKADQNAVPFEPLVEAERIINGYLSKPIIEHDGGLRAYYRPRTDSVHMPDPEKFDCRENYYSTLFHELSHSTGHSSRLDRGLDQTLAPFGSPNYSREELIAEMSAAFLNAASGISPPTIEQSASYLQSWIDVLKGDKRLVIGAAGAAQKSADLILGETFNGESTRQTETKPAALPEISQDEGGGKPQPTSQLDLF, encoded by the coding sequence ATGGCAAAGAAGAAGAACTACGCGAAGAAACCGAAACGCGACATTTATCAGGAGGTTACAGACAAAATCATTGGTTACCTGGAAGAGGGGACACCACCCTGGCGCAATCCGATCCAACGCGGCAGCGGCGACGGGTTCCCCAAAAACATGGATAGCGGCAAACGCTATCGAGGGATCAATGTCCTGCTGCTCGGCATGGCTGCCTGGAGTGGCGGTTATTCATCCGACTACTGGATGACGTTCAAACAGGCACTTGCCAATGGCGGGCAAGTCCGCAAAGGCGAAAAAGGCAGCTTGGTCACATTCTGGAAAATGTACGAAACCAAAGACAAAGAGACCGGAAAAGACGTCACCCTTCCGGTTCTCAAGCACTACACCGCCTTTAATGTCCAGCAAATTGATGGGATCGAGATTCCCGACGCTCCGAAAGCGGATCAAAATGCCGTTCCCTTCGAACCGCTTGTCGAAGCTGAACGCATCATAAACGGATACCTGTCAAAACCGATCATTGAGCACGACGGAGGACTACGGGCGTATTACCGTCCTCGCACCGATAGCGTTCACATGCCTGATCCTGAAAAATTTGATTGTCGCGAAAACTATTACAGCACCCTATTTCACGAGCTTTCCCATTCAACAGGACACAGCAGCCGCCTTGACCGTGGTCTCGATCAAACACTTGCACCTTTTGGAAGTCCAAATTACAGCCGCGAGGAATTGATCGCGGAAATGTCTGCGGCGTTCTTAAACGCCGCCAGCGGGATTAGTCCACCAACCATTGAGCAGTCAGCCTCTTACTTGCAAAGCTGGATCGACGTTCTCAAAGGTGACAAGCGTCTGGTGATCGGAGCTGCGGGCGCCGCTCAGAAATCGGCTGATTTGATCCTGGGGGAGACGTTCAACGGGGAATCAACACGACAAACTGAAACGAAGCCAGCAGCCTTACCTGAAATATCTCAAGACGAAGGAGGAGGGAAGCCACAGCCAACATCACAGCTGGACTTGTTTTAG
- the ltrA gene encoding group II intron reverse transcriptase/maturase, with protein sequence MKNKEEPSAHSRRGNPSVQVDLYFPDNVGTETTGSPSRPGDTAATRAGQPALSNSLESLMQHVVADANFEAAWKSVKRNRGAPGPDGITIAEFPDWFRPRWLSIRQQLLDGTYRPDPVRRKTIDKPDGGKRLLGIPNIVDRLIQQAIVQILTPVFDPHFSDSSHGFRPKRSAHGAAKQVRRTVRRGYRFVADFDLSKFFDRVQHDVLMSRVARRVRDKRLLQLIGRYLRAGVMVEGVLQPTDLGTPQGGPLSPILSNILLDDLDKELERRGLPFVRYADDFAVFAKSPRAAERIMNSVGRYVAKKLRLVVNEEKSRVLACTEFEFLGFSFPKSRANINVSVKSILRFKQRVREITGRSRGISMDRRLGELRRYVRGWMGYFGIASQLKLFDKLDQWIRRRIRMCYWKQWKRPKRRRAMLIRLGVPRRQAIRHARSRKGHWRMAKTIASNVGLTNKWLQEEGLLSLKTLWAQLAPLRRTA encoded by the coding sequence ATGAAGAACAAGGAGGAGCCATCGGCCCACTCACGGCGAGGGAACCCCTCGGTGCAAGTTGATCTGTATTTTCCAGACAACGTCGGCACCGAGACCACCGGTTCACCATCCCGACCGGGAGATACCGCTGCGACGCGGGCCGGGCAGCCAGCCTTGAGCAACTCACTAGAGTCGCTGATGCAGCACGTGGTCGCCGACGCCAATTTCGAAGCCGCTTGGAAGAGCGTGAAGCGAAACCGCGGAGCCCCTGGCCCCGACGGAATCACGATCGCGGAATTCCCGGACTGGTTTCGTCCTCGTTGGCTGTCGATTCGGCAACAGCTGCTCGATGGCACGTATCGCCCCGATCCGGTGCGACGCAAGACCATCGACAAGCCCGATGGCGGCAAGCGTTTGCTTGGTATTCCAAACATCGTCGACCGCTTGATTCAACAAGCCATCGTCCAGATTCTCACGCCTGTGTTCGATCCGCACTTTAGCGACTCGAGCCACGGGTTTCGGCCTAAACGCTCGGCTCACGGAGCCGCCAAGCAAGTACGTCGGACGGTCCGGCGTGGTTACCGCTTCGTAGCGGACTTCGATTTATCGAAGTTCTTCGATCGAGTCCAACACGATGTCTTGATGTCGCGTGTGGCTCGTCGAGTTCGCGACAAGCGGCTACTGCAATTGATCGGACGCTACTTGCGAGCCGGTGTGATGGTCGAAGGTGTGCTGCAACCGACCGATCTAGGAACCCCGCAAGGCGGTCCATTGAGCCCGATCTTAAGCAACATCCTGCTTGATGATCTGGACAAAGAACTGGAACGTCGCGGGCTCCCGTTCGTTCGCTATGCGGATGACTTTGCGGTCTTCGCGAAGTCGCCTCGAGCGGCCGAGCGGATCATGAATTCGGTCGGACGTTACGTGGCGAAGAAACTTCGCTTGGTAGTCAATGAGGAGAAGAGCCGCGTGTTGGCTTGCACTGAGTTCGAGTTCCTAGGGTTCTCGTTCCCGAAGTCGCGAGCGAACATCAACGTGTCTGTTAAGTCCATCCTTCGCTTCAAACAGCGTGTCCGCGAGATCACCGGCAGAAGCCGAGGGATCTCGATGGACCGCCGACTGGGCGAGCTGCGACGATACGTTCGCGGCTGGATGGGTTACTTCGGGATCGCGTCGCAACTGAAACTGTTCGATAAACTCGACCAGTGGATTCGCCGCCGCATTCGGATGTGCTACTGGAAACAGTGGAAACGACCGAAACGTCGTCGAGCGATGTTGATTCGATTGGGAGTCCCTCGCCGCCAAGCGATCCGTCACGCACGCAGCCGCAAGGGGCACTGGCGTATGGCTAAAACCATCGCCAGCAACGTTGGTCTGACCAACAAATGGCTCCAAGAGGAAGGCTTACTCAGCTTGAAGACTCTGTGGGCACAGCTTGCTCCACTTCGTCGAACCGCGTAG
- the mobF gene encoding MobF family relaxase, producing MLIATQSRNIASTSQYFDKVLTQGDYYLGQEINGQWHGKGTALLGLQAGADVTKEQFTRLLSGHHPIDDTQLTQRNRSDRRPGMDLTFSVPKSVSLTWAINSDERLVDALRETVRETMELDVEPLMQRRVRQGKHAVSEQKATTGKLLYADFLHKTSRPVDGHPDPHLHVHAFVINWTEDGGKHYAGQFEEIVRQRPSLQAKFESRLARRLRDQLGYDVRPTRYVQSGRVKAGWEITGIERSTVEKFSRRTAQVEQHALEKGVFDAGSKAKLGAKTREKKNSGENVPSLRSQWRNRLSQEEIEMFSKLSKQRGATRADDGDAERSLKYALDHHLYRSSTVERHQIIGTALEHALTISPEAMEKALDQLKVIRRDTSHEGIQRSYITTREVLDAERQMIAYARDGRGTRAAISETPHEFKRDWLNEQQKSAVQDVLKSRDTVTAISGGAGTGKSSLMEEAAEAIEKAGRSVFTFAPSTGAKEVLEKKGFKNAQTVEHLIRNEKLHVELKNQVIWVDEAGLLDVRSMNAIFDIAKNGNSRVVLSGDTRQHASPRRGEGMRLLEREAGMRIARVETIQRQKGRYREAIAQISRGHEIDPASGKSGLIAGFDALDRMGKIIEIDPEKKTEALVENYLKTSDKGKSSLVVAPTHREAAEVTEQIRDSLRERKELAEDEHRFLQLKSLNLTEAEKGEATTYEHQQESVVQFHQNASGGIKRGSRYLIAGAAGKEILMRPVDGGKEQPLPLSNPSRFEVYQRTEIKLAAGDHVRLTLGGKALNDKRRLSNGRLDQISGFTETGDLKMKSGAVVSRDYGHVDHGYVITSHASQGKDRDVAIASMGADSLPAVNARQFYVTASRGREDLKIYVDDKAKVRRAIVRSGEQLSASELIRSTMPPESPAKTVVPNLGRERQRQRAVAAFRTRIRAWWTQSRSLVRRQDTRKPIADHGERPNRSVFPQTDRDRR from the coding sequence ATGCTCATCGCCACACAGTCCCGTAACATCGCATCAACCAGCCAGTACTTCGATAAAGTGCTGACCCAGGGTGACTACTACTTGGGACAAGAAATCAACGGTCAGTGGCACGGAAAAGGTACCGCTCTACTCGGGCTTCAAGCCGGTGCTGACGTTACTAAAGAACAATTCACGCGTCTGCTCTCCGGTCATCATCCAATCGATGACACGCAACTGACGCAGCGAAACCGAAGTGATCGACGACCGGGAATGGATTTGACATTTTCGGTTCCTAAGAGCGTTTCACTAACTTGGGCGATCAATAGCGATGAACGTCTTGTGGATGCTCTTCGTGAAACAGTGCGAGAAACTATGGAGCTGGATGTTGAGCCGCTGATGCAACGTCGCGTCCGACAAGGAAAGCATGCGGTAAGCGAACAAAAAGCGACCACCGGCAAATTGTTGTACGCCGATTTCTTACATAAAACGTCACGTCCCGTCGATGGTCATCCTGACCCACATTTGCACGTCCATGCTTTCGTCATCAATTGGACGGAGGATGGCGGGAAACACTATGCAGGCCAATTTGAAGAGATTGTCAGGCAGCGCCCATCGTTACAGGCAAAATTCGAATCAAGGCTTGCACGGCGTCTGCGAGATCAATTGGGGTATGACGTGCGGCCGACTCGCTACGTTCAATCTGGACGCGTAAAAGCAGGCTGGGAGATCACGGGGATCGAAAGATCGACTGTTGAAAAATTTAGCCGTCGCACTGCCCAGGTAGAGCAGCATGCACTTGAAAAAGGTGTTTTTGATGCAGGTTCGAAAGCTAAGTTGGGCGCAAAAACTCGGGAAAAGAAGAATAGCGGCGAGAATGTTCCTTCGCTTCGGTCGCAGTGGAGAAATCGACTATCGCAGGAAGAGATTGAGATGTTTTCGAAGCTGAGCAAGCAAAGAGGTGCAACGCGTGCTGACGACGGGGATGCGGAGCGATCCCTGAAATACGCTTTGGATCACCACTTGTATCGCAGCAGCACGGTAGAACGCCATCAGATCATTGGAACGGCACTAGAGCATGCGTTGACGATATCACCAGAAGCGATGGAAAAGGCATTGGACCAGCTGAAAGTGATTCGCCGCGACACGAGCCACGAAGGTATCCAACGGAGCTACATCACGACGCGTGAAGTTCTGGACGCGGAGCGGCAGATGATTGCCTATGCTCGTGATGGCAGAGGCACCCGAGCGGCAATCAGCGAAACGCCGCATGAATTCAAGCGTGATTGGTTGAATGAGCAGCAAAAGAGTGCGGTTCAGGACGTGCTGAAATCACGGGACACGGTGACTGCAATCTCGGGAGGTGCGGGGACTGGAAAGAGTTCATTGATGGAGGAAGCTGCCGAAGCGATCGAGAAAGCCGGTCGCAGTGTTTTCACTTTTGCTCCCAGCACCGGCGCAAAGGAAGTCTTGGAGAAGAAAGGATTCAAAAACGCACAAACGGTTGAACACCTTATCCGCAACGAAAAACTACACGTGGAGTTGAAGAACCAAGTGATTTGGGTCGATGAGGCTGGGTTGCTGGATGTGCGTTCCATGAACGCTATCTTTGACATCGCGAAAAATGGAAACTCGCGTGTCGTCCTCTCGGGCGACACGCGGCAGCATGCCTCGCCCCGCCGTGGTGAAGGCATGCGGTTGCTTGAACGCGAAGCAGGAATGAGGATTGCACGGGTCGAGACCATTCAGCGTCAGAAGGGGCGGTATCGGGAAGCGATCGCCCAGATTAGCCGTGGGCATGAAATCGACCCGGCGTCGGGCAAGAGCGGTCTAATTGCTGGCTTTGATGCACTGGATCGCATGGGGAAAATTATTGAAATTGATCCCGAGAAGAAAACCGAAGCTCTGGTCGAAAACTATCTGAAAACGAGCGACAAAGGAAAGTCATCGCTTGTTGTTGCTCCAACGCACCGTGAAGCAGCCGAAGTCACGGAGCAAATCCGTGACAGTCTGCGTGAGCGAAAGGAATTGGCGGAGGATGAGCATCGTTTCTTGCAGCTGAAATCGCTGAATTTGACGGAAGCCGAGAAAGGAGAAGCGACCACCTATGAGCATCAGCAAGAGTCTGTTGTGCAGTTTCATCAAAATGCTTCAGGGGGAATTAAACGCGGTTCACGCTATTTGATCGCGGGGGCAGCCGGTAAGGAAATTTTGATGCGTCCGGTTGATGGTGGCAAAGAGCAGCCGTTGCCGCTGTCAAATCCGAGTCGATTTGAAGTTTATCAACGAACCGAGATCAAACTAGCTGCTGGGGATCATGTTCGGCTGACGCTCGGTGGAAAGGCACTGAATGACAAGCGGCGCCTAAGCAATGGTCGCCTGGATCAAATTTCGGGTTTCACCGAAACGGGAGATCTGAAAATGAAGAGCGGTGCAGTCGTCAGCCGCGACTACGGTCACGTCGATCATGGCTATGTGATAACAAGTCATGCTAGCCAAGGAAAAGATAGGGATGTGGCAATCGCGTCGATGGGAGCCGATTCATTGCCGGCCGTGAATGCTCGTCAGTTTTATGTTACTGCGTCCCGTGGGCGTGAGGATCTTAAGATCTACGTTGATGATAAAGCGAAAGTGCGGCGGGCAATTGTTCGGAGTGGAGAGCAATTATCCGCCAGCGAACTAATTCGCTCGACCATGCCCCCGGAATCGCCTGCCAAAACCGTCGTCCCAAATTTGGGACGAGAGCGCCAACGGCAACGAGCTGTCGCTGCATTCCGTACCAGAATAAGAGCGTGGTGGACGCAGTCACGGAGCCTCGTACGACGACAAGATACCCGAAAGCCAATTGCTGACCACGGCGAGCGCCCCAACCGTTCAGTGTTTCCTCAAACCGACCGCGACCGGAGATAA
- the ltrA gene encoding group II intron reverse transcriptase/maturase: MDIVSEDLMEQIVDPENFETAWARVRANRGAPGPDGITLDEFPELFRSQWAEIRQQLLEGTYQPGPARRKSISKDDGGQRDLGIPNVIDRLIQQAVLIVLTPIFDPTFSDSSFGFRPNRSAHGAAKQIQSHIQAGYRHCVDMDLSKFFDRVQHDVLLSRVARKIRDKRLLGLIGRYLRAGVMVDAQLQPSIEGTMQGGPLSPLLANILLDDFDKELESRGLRFVRYADDFLVFTKTRKAAERVFDSVGRYLTRKLKLVVNQQKSRICGTHGVEFLGFEFRGLGGSIRVSPKNIAKFKERVKEITRRNRGVSMTSRLRELRPYFNGWVGYFRWVPIKSTFGDLDKWVRRRIRACYWKQWRKPKARVRKLLSLGIHRRVACSHGNSSKGPWLMSKTWAVHQALSMDYLTQSGLPSLLEIWSKFAAKKRNA, encoded by the coding sequence TTGGACATTGTTTCAGAAGATTTGATGGAACAGATTGTGGACCCTGAAAACTTCGAAACCGCTTGGGCGCGAGTCCGAGCCAATCGTGGGGCTCCGGGACCGGACGGGATCACGCTCGACGAGTTCCCCGAGTTGTTCCGCTCGCAGTGGGCGGAGATACGACAACAACTGTTGGAAGGAACTTATCAGCCGGGCCCCGCCCGGCGTAAGTCGATTTCCAAAGACGACGGCGGCCAGCGCGATCTCGGAATACCAAACGTAATCGATCGCCTGATCCAGCAAGCCGTTTTAATAGTTCTGACACCGATCTTCGATCCGACCTTTTCGGATTCGAGTTTCGGTTTTCGACCGAACCGCTCTGCTCATGGAGCAGCTAAGCAAATACAGTCTCACATCCAAGCCGGTTATCGTCACTGTGTGGATATGGATTTGTCGAAATTTTTCGATCGAGTTCAACATGACGTGTTACTCAGCCGAGTGGCACGGAAGATTCGCGACAAACGATTGCTTGGTTTGATCGGACGGTACTTGCGAGCGGGCGTGATGGTCGACGCTCAGTTGCAGCCTTCGATCGAAGGGACGATGCAAGGCGGACCGCTTTCGCCGTTATTGGCGAACATCTTGTTAGACGATTTCGACAAGGAGTTGGAATCGCGCGGACTTCGCTTTGTACGCTACGCGGACGACTTCCTGGTGTTTACCAAGACCAGGAAAGCGGCCGAGCGCGTATTCGATTCGGTAGGTCGTTATTTGACACGGAAACTGAAGCTGGTTGTCAACCAGCAGAAGAGTCGCATCTGTGGTACGCACGGAGTCGAGTTTCTCGGCTTCGAATTCCGCGGCCTCGGAGGCAGCATTCGTGTGAGTCCTAAGAATATCGCCAAGTTCAAGGAGCGGGTGAAGGAAATCACACGCCGCAATCGCGGCGTGTCGATGACCAGTCGCCTGCGCGAACTACGGCCGTATTTCAACGGCTGGGTAGGTTACTTTCGTTGGGTTCCGATCAAGAGCACCTTCGGTGACTTGGACAAATGGGTTCGGCGGCGCATCCGCGCGTGCTACTGGAAACAGTGGCGTAAGCCCAAGGCCCGCGTCCGGAAACTGTTGAGCTTAGGAATCCATCGCAGGGTGGCATGCTCGCATGGTAACAGCAGCAAAGGGCCGTGGTTGATGTCCAAAACTTGGGCCGTGCATCAAGCACTGTCTATGGACTATCTCACGCAGTCGGGACTGCCTAGTCTGTTAGAGATCTGGAGCAAGTTTGCTGCGAAGAAACGAAACGCCTAG
- a CDS encoding leucine-rich repeat domain-containing protein: MNLAESSLESSTKVSHRRWLRFSMRSLLFVVTVVSVWLAVVSSRARSQKQAIDRVKQLGGFVSYDYTLDTNMNWRKGPNLPAPVWLIDLTGEDYVRTVWIVNFDDKSDPSDDDLEVVERFDALKQLTLMNRKKITDEGLRHVSGLTELEVLALNGTNVSGEGLSHLRNCQGLKGLPMNNTPLMDVGLSHISHLGSLEWVQLSGTQVTDQGLSHLSGLTKLESLELRDTAITDDGLKHLSNLKSLKKLSLRGTETTDAGRNWLQAELPNCKVSN; this comes from the coding sequence ATGAATTTGGCCGAATCCAGTCTCGAATCGTCTACCAAAGTGAGCCACCGTCGCTGGCTGCGTTTCAGCATGCGGTCTCTTCTCTTCGTCGTCACTGTCGTCAGCGTTTGGCTTGCTGTCGTTTCGAGTCGGGCGCGGTCACAGAAGCAAGCGATTGACCGAGTCAAGCAGCTTGGTGGATTCGTTTCATATGACTACACACTCGATACAAACATGAACTGGAGGAAAGGCCCCAATCTCCCGGCTCCCGTTTGGCTGATCGACCTGACCGGCGAGGACTACGTGCGAACGGTTTGGATCGTGAACTTCGATGATAAGTCTGATCCATCGGATGACGATTTGGAGGTGGTCGAGCGATTCGACGCCCTGAAGCAATTAACTTTAATGAACCGCAAGAAGATTACAGACGAAGGACTGCGCCATGTTTCTGGTCTGACCGAACTAGAAGTGCTCGCGCTCAATGGCACGAACGTGTCGGGAGAAGGCCTGTCGCATCTGCGGAACTGCCAAGGACTCAAGGGTTTGCCCATGAACAACACACCACTCATGGATGTTGGTCTTTCCCATATCTCACATCTTGGTAGTCTTGAGTGGGTTCAACTTAGTGGCACTCAAGTCACTGATCAGGGCCTGTCTCATCTTTCCGGACTGACTAAGTTGGAGAGCCTTGAGCTGCGCGATACTGCCATCACCGACGATGGTCTCAAGCATCTTTCCAACCTGAAATCCTTAAAAAAATTATCATTGCGCGGTACGGAAACTACCGACGCCGGGCGAAATTGGCTTCAAGCAGAGCTCCCGAATTGCAAAGTGTCCAATTGA
- a CDS encoding DUF1819 family protein gives MIENRYVLSFSAGGLLYHESIVVAEVYASVRGDWQHVVDEIAEGNLLQSRTVSTTQRKLREVRKRLEHLTAREMALLASGSRLDQKLLLWLACCLRYQALADFAREVLRAKYLQLDLFIAAADVSCFLDAKSAWHDEIENLADSTRTKLQSVMMRMLRESEMVTADGIILPPLMSQEVQSVILEDSRDHFQFFPVAIPQ, from the coding sequence ATGATCGAAAACCGCTACGTCCTATCGTTTTCCGCTGGAGGACTTCTCTACCACGAATCCATTGTGGTTGCGGAAGTCTACGCGAGTGTACGTGGCGACTGGCAGCATGTGGTCGATGAGATTGCTGAAGGGAATTTGCTGCAGAGCCGGACAGTCAGTACGACACAGCGAAAGCTCCGCGAGGTGCGTAAGCGACTGGAGCATTTGACAGCGAGGGAAATGGCTTTATTGGCTAGCGGGTCCCGCCTAGACCAAAAGCTTTTACTGTGGCTTGCATGTTGCCTGCGTTACCAAGCACTTGCCGACTTCGCACGCGAAGTTTTGCGAGCCAAATATTTACAGCTAGACCTCTTTATCGCTGCGGCTGACGTAAGTTGTTTTCTCGACGCAAAATCCGCTTGGCATGATGAAATCGAAAATCTCGCGGATAGCACGCGAACCAAATTACAAAGTGTTATGATGCGAATGCTCCGTGAGTCCGAGATGGTCACGGCCGACGGCATCATTTTGCCGCCGTTGATGTCGCAAGAAGTTCAGTCCGTGATTCTGGAAGACTCCCGCGACCATTTCCAGTTCTTCCCCGTCGCCATACCGCAGTAG
- a CDS encoding DUF6876 family protein — protein MTQLTYSQLQHFTGDLERYRHSFNRRVIYTLGVQHVAERGEAYWLIDAIASWIGSKSFRQAALKDSRIEEMHFWTLQRTEGTAATLFAKADSPDAPFITQEIEFTDFPLPKIDIWAAFDGEHWTLYLPSEH, from the coding sequence ATGACACAGCTAACCTACTCACAACTACAGCACTTTACTGGGGATTTGGAGCGATACAGACACTCATTCAATCGACGAGTGATCTACACGCTCGGAGTTCAGCATGTCGCTGAACGAGGTGAAGCGTACTGGCTAATCGACGCGATAGCATCATGGATCGGCAGCAAAAGCTTTCGCCAGGCAGCTCTTAAAGATTCACGCATCGAAGAGATGCACTTCTGGACGCTTCAACGAACGGAAGGGACTGCCGCAACACTCTTCGCAAAGGCTGACAGTCCTGATGCACCCTTTATCACCCAGGAGATCGAATTCACTGATTTCCCGCTCCCCAAAATCGATATTTGGGCTGCATTCGATGGTGAGCATTGGACTCTGTATTTGCCAAGCGAACACTAA
- the ltrA gene encoding group II intron reverse transcriptase/maturase has product MDIVSEDLMEQIVAPENFETAWARVRANRGAPGPDGITLDEFPELFRSQWAEIRQQLLEGTYQPGPTRRKSISKDDGGQRDLGIPNVIDRLIQQAVLIVLTPIFDPTFSDSSFGFRPNRSAHGAAKQIQSHIQAGYRHCVDMDLSKFFDRVQHDVLLSRVARKIRDKRLLGLIGRYLRAGVMVDAQLQPSIEGTMQGGPLSPLLANILLDDFDKELESRGLCFVRYADDFLVFTKTRKAAERVFDSVGRYLTRKLKLVVNQQKSRICGTHGVEFLGFEFRGLGGSIRVSPKNIAKFKERVKEITRRNRGVSMTSRLRELRPYFNGWVGYFRWVPIKSTFGDLDKWVRRRIRACYWKQWRKPKARVRKLLSLGIHRRVACSHGNSSKGPWLMSKTWAVHQALSMEYLTQSGLPSLLEIWSKFAAKKRNA; this is encoded by the coding sequence TTGGACATTGTTTCAGAAGATTTGATGGAACAGATTGTGGCCCCTGAAAACTTCGAAACCGCTTGGGCGCGAGTCCGAGCCAATCGGGGCGCTCCGGGACCGGACGGGATCACGCTCGACGAGTTCCCCGAGTTGTTCCGCTCGCAGTGGGCGGAGATACGACAACAACTGTTGGAAGGAACTTATCAGCCGGGCCCCACCCGGCGTAAGTCGATTTCCAAAGACGACGGCGGCCAGCGCGATCTCGGAATACCAAACGTAATCGATCGCCTGATCCAGCAAGCCGTTTTAATAGTTCTGACGCCGATCTTTGATCCGACCTTTTCGGATTCGAGTTTCGGCTTTCGACCGAACCGCTCTGCTCATGGAGCAGCTAAGCAAATACAGTCTCACATCCAAGCCGGTTATCGTCACTGTGTGGATATGGATTTATCGAAATTTTTCGATCGAGTTCAACATGACGTGTTACTCAGCCGAGTGGCACGGAAGATTCGCGACAAACGATTGCTTGGTTTGATCGGACGGTACTTGCGAGCGGGTGTGATGGTCGACGCTCAGTTGCAGCCTTCGATCGAAGGGACGATGCAAGGCGGACCGCTGTCGCCGCTGTTGGCGAACATCTTGTTAGACGATTTCGACAAGGAGTTGGAATCGCGCGGACTTTGCTTTGTACGCTACGCGGACGACTTTCTGGTGTTTACCAAGACCAGGAAAGCGGCCGAGCGCGTATTCGATTCGGTAGGTCGTTATTTGACACGGAAACTGAAGCTGGTTGTCAACCAGCAGAAGAGTCGCATCTGCGGTACGCACGGAGTCGAGTTTCTCGGCTTCGAATTCCGCGGCCTCGGAGGCAGCATTCGTGTGAGTCCTAAGAATATCGCCAAGTTCAAGGAGCGGGTGAAGGAAATCACACGCCGCAATCGCGGCGTGTCGATGACCAGTCGCCTACGCGAACTACGGCCGTATTTCAACGGCTGGGTAGGTTACTTTCGGTGGGTTCCGATCAAAAGCACCTTCGGTGACTTGGACAAATGGGTTCGGCGGCGCATCCGCGCGTGCTACTGGAAACAGTGGCGTAAGCCCAAGGCCCGCGTCCGGAAACTGTTGAGCTTAGGAATCCATCGCAGGGTGGCATGCTCGCATGGTAACAGCAGCAAAGGGCCGTGGTTGATGTCCAAAACTTGGGCCGTGCATCAAGCACTGTCTATGGAATATCTCACGCAGTCGGGACTGCCGAGTCTGTTAGAGATCTGGAGCAAGTTTGCTGCGAAGAAACGAAACGCCTAG
- a CDS encoding DUF1788 domain-containing protein, with product MIRGLQTASIPERFEHIRKVICSQRFQRMEGIGNEVPFFVVPYCPTEENDMQGLQQMLMKRLKKDGIHIIEVNLYDLAKELSDELGDWDFWLEHEAEHSKDDLKEALQSLTDAETKLAPAIEAKIKDAEFEVMFLTGVGEVFPYIRSHTVLNNLQRVAKERPTIMFFPGDYSHSLEEGASLDLFGRLRDDKYYRAFNLYEREI from the coding sequence ATGATTCGTGGTTTACAAACCGCATCGATCCCTGAACGCTTCGAGCACATCCGTAAAGTGATTTGCAGTCAGCGGTTTCAACGCATGGAAGGCATCGGCAACGAAGTGCCGTTTTTCGTTGTTCCATACTGCCCCACGGAAGAAAATGACATGCAGGGGCTCCAGCAAATGTTAATGAAGCGACTGAAGAAAGACGGTATTCACATTATCGAGGTCAACCTTTACGACCTCGCTAAGGAACTATCGGATGAGCTAGGCGACTGGGACTTCTGGCTTGAACACGAGGCCGAACACAGCAAAGACGATTTGAAAGAAGCGTTGCAAAGCCTGACAGACGCGGAGACGAAGTTGGCGCCCGCGATCGAGGCTAAGATAAAAGATGCTGAATTCGAGGTGATGTTTTTGACTGGAGTCGGAGAGGTCTTCCCTTACATCCGATCCCACACGGTCTTGAATAACCTACAGCGTGTAGCGAAGGAACGTCCCACGATCATGTTTTTCCCTGGAGATTACTCCCACTCACTTGAAGAGGGAGCGTCGCTCGATCTGTTTGGCCGCCTTCGCGACGACAAATACTATCGTGCGTTCAATCTCTATGAGCGAGAGATCTAG